CCCGCGGtttggggggctgcagggtgggaCCCCGTGAGCCAGGGGAGCTGCGAGGTCAGCGCTGCAGCACGGACCTTGCAGAGGATGCTCGGCCCATTTCCACTTATTCAGCGCTTTCGTCCCCTCCCGGTTTGTCCCCGAGCTGGCAGGAAGCTGTGCGGGGGCACGtctctgctgtccccagcctgtggGGTCCCTGACTCGCTGCCAGGTGCAGGAGGAGCTCGGTGCTGCTCATTGCGGGGCACATCTGGGGAGCCCCGTCCCTGCCCTAGGGCATGGGGATGCCCAGCTCTTGGTGCCCAGCGTGGGAGCTGCGCCCAGCCTGGCCCCgcagcagggtgctgagggGATGCTTTGCTCACATCAGAGGGGATGCTTTGCTcacatctgcttttctcctccctcctgcagctcctccgtGCCCTCGGTCCTGTGATCCCCAGCCGGGCGAGCCATGGCACCCAAAGGAAAGGTACGGGTCGGGGAGGCTGGTGGGGGGCAGccaggagcaaaaaaaaaaaatccctttgggGCCGcagtgggatgggagagagaaacggggctgggggatggggaggggaacAGGCATTGCGCTGGGATTTGGGATTAAGCTGGGGAGAAATCCCGTTCGTGGCCCAGCCTGCTGCAAGCCCCCCTCCAGGCGCGGGGCTGAgcgaggcagcagctgcccaggcAGGTGTCCCCATCCCGGCGTGGGAGGGAAGCCCCGGCTGGGCAGCTGTGTCCAGCTCCCCGTTCCCTTTAGAAAACACACGGTTACTGCCCCGAGTGCGACCACCCACGGCTTTCCACCAGCCGATGAGGGGATGGAGGCCTCTGGgtggggaaaccgaggcacggCGTGGGTGAGCATCGCCCCTGGGGTGGTCCAGAGCCCGCGGAGCCGTGCTGCGGGGTGGGAGCGAAGCCACGCTGGGAATTTTGCCTCcgcctgctcagccccagcctggaTTATTTTTAGCTCCGAGGTCCCTGcaggctggaggcaggctgGGATGAGTcagaggctggaggaggggaCGCGGGGGGCCCCGAGCCGCTGAAGCAGGGGGATGGACGGGATGGAGACGTGAGCAGGGCACAACCTCAGggtgctgcttccctgctgggTAATGTTCCTGCACCTCCCGGGGCCCGTTCCCACGAGGGTGCAGGGGGGGGATGCTCAGCGCTCAgctcctgcctcagtttccctcacCCCAGCTCATGCTCCGGCTGCTCACCAggccgggctgcagccctgctcctccccaccCAACCGCAGCCAAAATCTGCCAGCCGAGATCTGCCTGCCAGCTTCTCACCCCCTGTGAGACCCCAGCACTCCCTGGCCACCCTCGTCCCCTCCTCATTGCCTCCAGGTGCCTGTTTTGCCTTGCAAATCCTTATCAGTGCCCCGTGTGTGGGCAGCGGCTCACGCCGAGCCGGGAAGCTCTGGGAGCTGACGGGAAGCGGGGCTAAATGCAGCCCTGCAGTAAATCTCCTGCAACACAATCCGTCCCCGTGCCTGCACGCCTCCCCCGAGGacagctgccctgctccccgccGCACGGGACGCCAGCGCTGGCAGCACCTCCGGGAGGGTGACGAGCCCGGAAAATAATAGCACCAGGAGAACAGAGGCAGGCTGCCTCCTCGAGGTCCTGCctgcggggtgctggggctccCTCGGCTTCATTCCCAGAGGCACCCCCTGGGTCGGGGACACCGacccctctcctgccccccccccggaggAATTCCCACCGGGGGATTTCTGCTCGCCTGTCCCCGCCGCCGGTGTCCGGCAGGGACGTGTCTGGTTCCTTCTGCTGAgccacggggctgggctggTTTCACATCTGCTTCCACCCAGGGATGGCGCCGATCTCGTGCGGGGTCTGGTGCTGTGCTCGTCCGGGGTAACTTCCCCAGGACAAagctgagctggggagggaaatCCTGGTCCCTGCTCTTCCTTTGGGGGGGACTCGATCCCGTTGTGCAGAAAGGCTCGGTGCCTGGAggagcagccaggcagagccGAGTAGAGCTCCAGGGAAAGCCTCTCCCCGTGTCCCAGatctctgctccagcccctgggaCTGTCCCAGACCCCGTGGGAACACGCGCTCAGACGGgctgtctgcagctctgctgcttctcagggCTTTCTGGTTAGCAGCTCGTGGGGATTTCGTGCCTGTAAATCCGTCCCATCGCCCGCACCCCGTGCGGAGCCTGGGCATCCTCATGGGCCTGAGGGTTTCCTTGCTCACCACGGGTGGAGGAATGACTTCCTCCCGTTTGCTTTGAATCGGATGCCACCAAGTCCCCGTGGCTGCACTGCAGGGGGTGGCCTCGGTGCCTGCATTCAGGGCATCTCCCTGGGGTCCCCCCTCTTGTGTCcggggctgagctctgcctcCTCACCACCCCAGCGGGAGCTGATCCCGCTGCTGCCCGCGGCTCCATCCTGCACCCACCCTCCCGCGGGACGGGCACGGGGCCGCGGCGCGCTCCTTCCCCCTGCATCGGCTCGCCTCCTCCCTCCAGGTCTACAGGGGCTCGGTGAAGGAGTTCCCGGGTTTCGATGCCAGCCAGGACGCGGAGGCCCTGTACAATGCCATGAAGGGATTTGGTACGGATGCTCCTCAAGCCTGTCACCCCGGGGCCACCCCCGCGTCCCCCGTTCCCCGCTGAGCCTTGCACGGCTGGGCGTCCTGCCTCGCCTCCCCTGCCGGCTGCCTGTTTTAGCAGCGTGCCAGGACCCCTGgctccccctcctcttcctcctggtgctgccccttggctctgcttctcctcctgccccggcCAGGAGCGGGTTTGGGCACGGCAGGACCGTGATGCTGAGCCCAGAGGGGTGAGAGCCAGCCGTGGGGCCGAGGGCACCCAACCAGCCGTCCGTCCCCCGCAGGCAGCGACAAGGAGGCCATCCTCGACCTCATCACGTCCCGCAGCAACAAGCAGCGTGGGGAGATCTGCCAGGCCTACAAGTCCCTCTACGGGAAGGTAACGGCAGGAACCACCCCAAACCCGTGCCCCAGAGGCGGGTTGCAGGGGCTGCCACCCGTGGCCCCGCTGGGAGATGCTCCTCTGCTGCGGAGAAAAAGGGGtcccagccccttcctcctcctcatcctcctcctcttcatcctcctcctcctccaggacCTCATCGCAGACCTCAAGTACGAGCTGACGGGCAAGTTTGAGCGGCTGATCGTGAGCCTGATGCGGCCCCCAGCCTACAGTGATGCCAAGGAGATTAAAGACGCCATCGGGGTAAGGGGAGGGCAGCCCCCCAGGACCCCTCTGGGGATCCCCAGCTCGTCCCGCAGCTCACAGGGCTGCGTCTCTGCCCGCAGGGCATCGGCACGGATGAGAAGTGCCTCATCGAGATCCTCGCCTCCCGCACCAACCAGGAGATCCACGACCTGGTGGCTGCCTACAAGGACGGTGAGGGCCAGGGAagggccagggctgccccgtgtcccctggGGGCAGAGTTAAGGGGGTCCGGCTCCCCGAGCCCTGACCTCTCCCTCTTCCACCAGCCTACGAGAGAGACCTGGAGGCCGACATCGTCGGAGACACGTCGGGACACTTCAAGAAGATGCTCGTGGTTCTGCTCCAGGTATGTCCATCTGTCCGGTCCCTGCGGGCAGCGGGTGCCCGAGCCCGGCGGGGCTGAGCCTGTGGCTGTCGCACAGGGCACCAGGGAGGAGGACGACGTGGTGAGTGAGGACCTGGTGGAGCAGGATGCCAAGGTGAGGCTTTGTGGGTGCCatctgggcagggctggggctggtggccctGCACGacccagagctggggctgcaaaGGGCGGTGGGCATCGGGGGCAGAGCCCTGCGCGAGCAGCGCCCTGACTCGGATCCTCTCCATCCCTCTCtgcccccttccccatcccGCAAGGACCTGCTGGAAGCCGGCGAGCTGAAATGGGGCACGGATGAGGCGCAGTTCATCTACATCCTGGGCCGGCGGAGCAAGCAGCACCTCCGCATGGGTGAGCACCTCCTCCTGCGGGGCATGGGCACCTTCCCCTGCCAAGGCCACCCGCCTGGTCCCCTGGGCTCTGACATCTGCTGGGGTGTCCTGCGTGCCCCACGAGGGCTCGTGGGGCCGGGCTGAGAGATGGGGACACCCAAGCCACCGGGACGCCCTGCCCGTGCGCCCCGAGGGGATGCTGGCCCCACTGCTGGCAGTCCCCGAAGGGCTCGGCCACGGGCTTTGTCTGCTCTCGTCCTGCAGTCTTTAACGAGTACCTGAAGATTTCGGGGAAGCCGATCGAGAGGAGCATCAAGGGAGAGCTCTCCGGTGACTTTGAAAAGCTGATGCTGGCAGTGGGTGCGTCGGCGCGGGGGGCAGATGTGCTGTCGTTGGGCAGGGGTGCTGGCACAGCCAGGGGGCCGGGCAGGCTGCTGGTGTCCCTCCCCTCACTTTGCCCGTTTCCCCTGCAGTGAAGTGCGTCAGGAGCACGGCGGAGTACTTTGCTGAGAGGCTCTACAAGGCCATGAAGGTGGGTGCCTcgtcccagccccagggcaaAAGCTCCCCTCGCCTCGCCGTGCACAGGACCTGCGCGTCCTGGGgtctctgctctcccctccaAAGGACTCACCCGTTCAAACCTTGGGCTGAGGGCGAATCCGATAGTGCCCCAAATCCGAGCACCCTCCCCAGGCACCTTCCTGGCAGGACCGAGCAGGTTTGCCGTTATGGGGCTTGACGTGGCGGATCCTCCCTTGCAGGGGCTGGGCACGAGGGACAACACGCTGATCCGCATCATGGTGTCCCGCAGCGAGATCGACATGCTGGACATCCGGGAGGTGTTCAGGACCAAGTACGAGAAGTCTCTCTACAACATGATCAAGGTGAGGCTCGGGGCTCTGAgaggctgctggcactgcctccctccccacacCGAGCACGGGGATGGgctgagccccctccccagcctcagTGCCGGGGGTCCAcctgggaggaggcagctgggggAGCCCCTCTCTCCCCGTGCCCTTCCCATGGCACCATCCCGCGCCCATGGCATGTCCCTGCCACGCACCCTTCTCCACCTCTGCCCCTTTCCAGGAGGACACCTCTGGGGAGTACAAGAAGGCGCTGCTGAAGCTGTGCGGAGGGGACGATGAGTAAGACCTCCTGCCACCCCTTGTCCACCCCTCCTTGTCCCCACGGGACAAACCTCTGGGTTGGATCCTGGCAGAGCACGTGCCGGCACGGCTGGCTGGTGGCTCGGCACACGATGCCAGCAACGGTGCCGTGGTCGGTCCCCCCTTGCCCAGCACCCGGAGGGTGCAAAACCCTCCCCCGTGAGGGCTGCCGGGGACAAGGGGGCCGCTCGGCGGGGCGCAGCTCACTGCCCGTCCGTCCTTGCCCTCCCCTTGCAGTGCCGCGGGTGAGTTCTTCCCCGAGGCGGCGCAGGTGGCCTACCAGATGTGGGAGCACAGCGCGGTGGCCAAAGTCCAGGTCAGCACCCCCCAGACACCCCCCGCGCCCCCTCCGCTCACCACCAGCTTGGGACCCGGCCTCTCCTCCTGCGCCGCGGGGCACGGCCACCCCGCTCCCTGCCTCTCGCTCTGCGCCTTCTCTCAACACTTCTGGCTCTTCGGTTTCGGGGCATGAGGTCGGCGTGGCGTAAGCCTTGGAGGCTGGCCGGCCCCTGCACCGCTGCGGGCTCCACTAACTCCTCTTTCTGAAGCCTCTCTCGCTGGGGCGGCGGGTCCCGCATGTCTGCGTGATGCACCCCGGGCACCCACCCCGCGGCAGGGTAGCTACAGGAGGGCGCAGACACAAGGCACGAGCTGGAACCCTTTCCGCACCCTCTCCtggctctcagctgctgcacccagctcccaCCGAGGAGCCTCAGCGCTAGGGGAGGCGGGCACGGCACCGAGCAGCACTGCGGGACTCCGGGGACCGCCTGCCgcctcctccccaccctctGCCGGCCTGGCT
This genomic interval from Oxyura jamaicensis isolate SHBP4307 breed ruddy duck chromosome 13, BPBGC_Ojam_1.0, whole genome shotgun sequence contains the following:
- the ANXA6 gene encoding annexin A6 isoform X1, translating into MAPKGKVYRGSVKEFPGFDASQDAEALYNAMKGFGSDKEAILDLITSRSNKQRGEICQAYKSLYGKDLIADLKYELTGKFERLIVSLMRPPAYSDAKEIKDAIGGIGTDEKCLIEILASRTNQEIHDLVAAYKDAYERDLEADIVGDTSGHFKKMLVVLLQGTREEDDVVSEDLVEQDAKDLLEAGELKWGTDEAQFIYILGRRSKQHLRMVFNEYLKISGKPIERSIKGELSGDFEKLMLAVVKCVRSTAEYFAERLYKAMKGLGTRDNTLIRIMVSRSEIDMLDIREVFRTKYEKSLYNMIKEDTSGEYKKALLKLCGGDDDAAGEFFPEAAQVAYQMWEHSAVAKVQLRGTVQPAAGFNDDGDAQVLRKAMKGLGTDEGAIIDVVTQRSNAQRQQIIKAYKAHYGRDLMADLKSELSGSLAKLILGLMLTPAQYDAKQLRKAVEGAGTDESVLIEIMATRNNQEIAAINEAYQQAYHKRLEDDLSSDTSGHFKRILVSLALGNRDEGPENLTQAHEDAKVVAETLKLADVSSNDSGDSLETRFLSILCTRSYPHLRRVFQEFIKMTNHDVEHAIRKRMSGDVRDAFVAIVRSVKNKPAFFADKLYKSMKGAGTDERTLTRIMISRSEIDLLNIRGEFLDLFDKSLHHMIEKDTSGDYRKALLALCGGED
- the ANXA6 gene encoding annexin A6 isoform X2, which produces MAPKGKVYRGSVKEFPGFDASQDAEALYNAMKGFGSDKEAILDLITSRSNKQRGEICQAYKSLYGKDLIADLKYELTGKFERLIVSLMRPPAYSDAKEIKDAIGGIGTDEKCLIEILASRTNQEIHDLVAAYKDAYERDLEADIVGDTSGHFKKMLVVLLQGTREEDDVVSEDLVEQDAKDLLEAGELKWGTDEAQFIYILGRRSKQHLRMVFNEYLKISGKPIERSIKGELSGDFEKLMLAVVKCVRSTAEYFAERLYKAMKGLGTRDNTLIRIMVSRSEIDMLDIREVFRTKYEKSLYNMIKEDTSGEYKKALLKLCGGDDDAAGEFFPEAAQVAYQMWEHSAVAKVQLRGTVQPAAGFNDDGDAQVLRKAMKGLGTDEGAIIDVVTQRSNAQRQQIIKAYKAHYGRDLMADLKSELSGSLAKLILGLMLTPAQYDAKQLRKAVEGAGTDESVLIEIMATRNNQEIAAINEAYQQAYHKRLEDDLSSDTSGHFKRILVSLALGNRDEGPENLTQAHEDAKKLADVSSNDSGDSLETRFLSILCTRSYPHLRRVFQEFIKMTNHDVEHAIRKRMSGDVRDAFVAIVRSVKNKPAFFADKLYKSMKGAGTDERTLTRIMISRSEIDLLNIRGEFLDLFDKSLHHMIEKDTSGDYRKALLALCGGED